A part of Aegilops tauschii subsp. strangulata cultivar AL8/78 chromosome 2, Aet v6.0, whole genome shotgun sequence genomic DNA contains:
- the LOC109752622 gene encoding 11-beta-hydroxysteroid dehydrogenase A yields MEMLSMLKVGYTVLRSETPATDLVNTFMDWAARRSLLLLALFMPPYHVYKLAASAAATVAPEDVAGKVVLITGASSGIGEQIAYQYAKKGARLALVARREGSLREVAAKATDLGSPDVLVVPGDVARPEDCKAFVQATVERFGRLDHLVNNAGLANVCWFEEVPDVAGFKQILDVNFWGTVHPTHAALPHLKRSRGKIFVNSSAAAVLAMPRMSFYNASKAAVLSFAETLRMELGDEMGVTVATPGWIESEMTKGKHLSKGGRVEVDQDTRNAQVRLFPVVRAERCAEAIVDAVCRGRRSVTVPLWYRGLFLWRSLAPEVGDVLQRVFYRRSSGDGGSQMRARRVLEVTGAKRVLQPPSLHTSDIKWE; encoded by the exons ATGGAGATGCTGAGCATGCTGAAGGTGGGGTACACGGTGCTGCGCAGCGAGACGCCGGCGACGGACCTCGTCAACACCTTCATGGACTGGGCGGCTCGCCGGTCGCTCCTCCTCCTGGCGCTCTTCATGCCCCCCTACCACGTCTACAAGCTCGCCGCGtcggccgccgccaccgtcgCGCCGGAGGACGTCGCGGGGAAGGTGGTGCTCATCACGGGCGCATCCTCCGGCATCGGCGAG CAAATAGCTTACCAGTACGCGAAGAAGGGAGCGAGGCTGGCCCTGGTGGCGCGGAGGGAGGGAAGCCTGCGCGAGGTCGCTGCGAAGGCGACCGATCTCGGCTCGCCGGACGTGCTCGTTGTGCCGGGGGACGTGGCGAGGCCGGAGGACTGTAAGGCGTTCGTCCAGGCCACAGTCGAGCGCTTTGGCCGGT TGGATCATCTTGTGAACAATGCCGGTTTGGCCAACGTGTGCTGGTTCGAGGAGGTGCCCGATGTCGCTGGTTTCAAGCAAATCTTG GATGTGAATTTTTGGGGTACGGTGCATCCAACCCACGCTGCTCTTCCCCACCTGAAGAGGAGCCGCGGGAAGATCTTCGTCAACTCCTCGGCCGCGGCGGTGCTAGCAATGCCTAGGATGAGCTTCTACAAT GCTAGCAAGGCCGCCGTGCTGAGCTTCGCCGAGACCTTGCGGATGGAGCTCGGCGACGAGATGGGCGTCACGGTGGCGACGCCCGGATGGATCGAGTCCGAGATGACCAAGGGGAAGCACCTCTCCAAAGGAGGGAGAGTGGAGGTCGATCAAGACACGAGGAAT GCTCAGGTGAGGCTGTTCCCGGTGGTGCGTGCCGAGCGGTGCGCCGAGGCTATCGTGGACGCGGTCTGCCGCGGCCGGCGCAGCGTCACCGTGCCGCTGTGGTACCGGGGGCTGTTCCTCTGGCGGTCTTTGGCGCCGGAGGTGGGCGACGTCCTGCAACGCGTGTTCTACCGCCGGAGCTCCGGCGACGGGGGCAGCCAGATGAGGGCGAGGAGGGTCCTGGAGGTCACGGGCGCCAAGCGCGTGCTGCAGCCGCCGTCGCTGCACACGTCGGACATCAAATGGGAGTAG
- the LOC109752621 gene encoding 11-beta-hydroxysteroid dehydrogenase 1A-like isoform X1 — MQRLCHGRGYTHCKIHLSARTPMTMLMGRLAGVALELALAALLLLFLPPYYVYRFTASFLGSVFPDNVSGKVVLITGASSGIGEHLAYEYAKRGANLALVARREASLREVADNASALGSPSVLVLPADVSKPDDCLKFIDDTVAYFGRLDHLVNNASIWQVCKFEEVEDVSYFRTLMDINFWGHVYPTRYAIPHLKKTHGRIVGVTSNSSYIFIGRNTFYNASKAAALNFYNTLRMELGGDVRITEIVPGVVESEITKGKMLTKEGEMKVDQDERDAILGPTPAEPVAAFAKTAVKDVCRGERYVFEPRWYLAVYLFRVCFPEILAWSSRLLTVKTLGRPATTDTVGRQILDMPGVRWFTQTASLRSPEIQAR; from the exons ATGCAACGTTTGTGCCATGGTAGGGGATACACACACTGCAAAATCCACCTGTCGGCAAGGACGCCGATGACGATGCTGATGGGCAGGTTGGCCGGCGTAGCGCTGGAGCTGGCTCTCGCCGCGCTGCTCCTGCTCTTCCTCCCGCCCTACTACGTCTACAGGTTCACCGCCTCCTTCCTCGGCTCCGTCTTCCCCGACAACGTCTCCGGCAAGGTCGTCCTCATCACCGGCGCCTCCTCCGGCATAGGCGAG CACCTGGCGTATGAGTACGCGAAGAGAGGAGCCAACCTGGCGCTCGTGGCGAGAAGGGAGGCGAGCCTCCGGGAGGTCGCCGACAACGCGTCGGCGCTCGGCTCACCCAGCGTCCTTGTCTTGCCGGCTGACGTCTCCAAGCCCGACGACTGCCTAAAGTTCATCGACGACACGGTTGCCTACTTCGGAAGAT TGGACCACTTGGTGAACAACGCGTCGATTTGGCAGGTCTGCAAGTTCGAAGAGGTGGAGGACGTGAGCTACTTCAGAACACTGATG GACATCAACTTCTGGGGTCATGTGTACCCAACTCGCTATGCCATTCCTCACCTGAAGAAAACCCATGGCCGGATCGTTGGTGTCACCTCCAACTCCTCCTACATATTCATCGGAAGGAACACCTTCTACAAT GCGAGCAAAGCAGCGGCGCTAAATTTTTACAACACGCTCCGGATGGAGCTTGGCGGGGACGTCCGCATTACAGAGATCGTCCCAGGGGTGGTCGAGTCAGAGATCACAAAGGGGAAGATGCTCACCAAGGAAGGAGAGATGAAAGTTGACCAAGACGAAAGAGAT GCGATCCTTGGGCCAACACCGGCAGAGCCTGTCGCCGCTTTCGCAAAGACGGCGGTGAAGGATGTGTGCCGGGGGGAGAGGTACGTGTTCGAGCCGAGGTGGTACTTGGCGGTGTACCTGTTCAGGGTCTGCTTCCCAGAGATCCTGGCCTGGAGCTCCCGGCTCCTGACCGTGAAGACACTGGGGCGCCCTGCAACGACCGACACTGTGGGAAGACAGATCCTCGACATGCCCGGGGTGCGCTGGTTCACCCAAACGGCCTCGCTGCGGTCGCCGGAGATTCAGGCCAGGTGA
- the LOC109752621 gene encoding 11-beta-hydroxysteroid dehydrogenase 1A-like isoform X2 encodes MTMLMGRLAGVALELALAALLLLFLPPYYVYRFTASFLGSVFPDNVSGKVVLITGASSGIGEHLAYEYAKRGANLALVARREASLREVADNASALGSPSVLVLPADVSKPDDCLKFIDDTVAYFGRLDHLVNNASIWQVCKFEEVEDVSYFRTLMASKAAALNFYNTLRMELGGDVRITEIVPGVVESEITKGKMLTKEGEMKVDQDERDAILGPTPAEPVAAFAKTAVKDVCRGERYVFEPRWYLAVYLFRVCFPEILAWSSRLLTVKTLGRPATTDTVGRQILDMPGVRWFTQTASLRSPEIQAR; translated from the exons ATGACGATGCTGATGGGCAGGTTGGCCGGCGTAGCGCTGGAGCTGGCTCTCGCCGCGCTGCTCCTGCTCTTCCTCCCGCCCTACTACGTCTACAGGTTCACCGCCTCCTTCCTCGGCTCCGTCTTCCCCGACAACGTCTCCGGCAAGGTCGTCCTCATCACCGGCGCCTCCTCCGGCATAGGCGAG CACCTGGCGTATGAGTACGCGAAGAGAGGAGCCAACCTGGCGCTCGTGGCGAGAAGGGAGGCGAGCCTCCGGGAGGTCGCCGACAACGCGTCGGCGCTCGGCTCACCCAGCGTCCTTGTCTTGCCGGCTGACGTCTCCAAGCCCGACGACTGCCTAAAGTTCATCGACGACACGGTTGCCTACTTCGGAAGAT TGGACCACTTGGTGAACAACGCGTCGATTTGGCAGGTCTGCAAGTTCGAAGAGGTGGAGGACGTGAGCTACTTCAGAACACTGATG GCGAGCAAAGCAGCGGCGCTAAATTTTTACAACACGCTCCGGATGGAGCTTGGCGGGGACGTCCGCATTACAGAGATCGTCCCAGGGGTGGTCGAGTCAGAGATCACAAAGGGGAAGATGCTCACCAAGGAAGGAGAGATGAAAGTTGACCAAGACGAAAGAGAT GCGATCCTTGGGCCAACACCGGCAGAGCCTGTCGCCGCTTTCGCAAAGACGGCGGTGAAGGATGTGTGCCGGGGGGAGAGGTACGTGTTCGAGCCGAGGTGGTACTTGGCGGTGTACCTGTTCAGGGTCTGCTTCCCAGAGATCCTGGCCTGGAGCTCCCGGCTCCTGACCGTGAAGACACTGGGGCGCCCTGCAACGACCGACACTGTGGGAAGACAGATCCTCGACATGCCCGGGGTGCGCTGGTTCACCCAAACGGCCTCGCTGCGGTCGCCGGAGATTCAGGCCAGGTGA
- the LOC109752614 gene encoding recQ-mediated genome instability protein 1, with the protein MGRRSLIITDSDEEDAAATPASASVSTGGGGSVGRPSSQNPSPFLAPYTLPSSPPPSPPVEISDDEEEVDEIQDPDEDSAFGDAPDEMRDSDGDSLFTDVADDLSPPPPAPPQYPPPQTPCPPPAPAPAVPLFRTPRPTPPPASTPPSGTRTPVPPPAAAPTPARTRTPVSSPAAAPTPARTPTPTPPPVAAPTPMSRTPTPTPPAAAASAPPARTPTPTPPPAAAPAPRPRTPAPTPPSAWTPTATPLTSSTPPSALSAQLRPVDAFLRRLGLRVRAEWLQQCAAGLPGLNGHGGTEVQARQCFEQLLFADMNQCGAGVLPEGVGSMEAAILDGPFVLQVDEIVNMSAPLRERYRDAPAGPKRCLKLSMTDGIQRIYGMEYRPIKDLEVLAPAGFKIVIRNVHIKRGLLMLVPEVIEILGGVVDELEAARVRLVSEVNKPPRGKRKQGGLPLSSRATLAAWPRNVSAANGGEQGISMPRTVNPSHPTGLGNGSQVGGTTQTMEEERVNHPVVINGVRAQRQHFQENTMQDRSTSLTGNNTEASAPATYRHEPQQSTSRIARTLVDEYVDHPIVANNVDEQIQRVQEITMQDQATAFTRSRGEPSTSTPCGGYDSQQRAHDIGATGANGAEAARPSTVGDNTGQMEHPVILSGENEKPFIYIFNLMAHWTIEKDTRPYIQGKIKGLITSVKRFQFRNRREYELLVCIDDGSQISEAFVDSTIVRNIIGHSCEEVSTAVSDPTSESYIAMKQILSGFQHYLEKFEGTMHIEYNGQSSRPIVREMNEGCSTADAWLLLQRLKTCTAQRHIRNLDFMDTTPCLWSAFLLG; encoded by the exons ATGGGGCGCCGCAGCCTAATCATCACCGACTCCGACGAGGAAGATGCCGCGGCCACTCCTGCCTCCGCCTCCGTTTCCACTGGCGGCGGCGGAAGCGTCGGCCGCCCCTCGTCTCAAAACCCCAGCCCCTTCCTAGCCCCCTACACATTACCGTCCTCgcctcccccctcccctcccGTCGAGATCtccgatgacgaggaggaggtcgACGAGATCCAGGACCCCGACGAGGATTCCGCCTTCGGCGATGCCCCCGACGAGATGCGGGACTCTGACGGGGACTCCCTTTTCACCGACGTCGCCGATGACCTCTCCCCACCACCTCCCGCTCCACCTCAATATCCTCCGCCCCAAACTCCATGTCCACCTCCCGCTCCTGCTCCCGCCGTTCCTTTGTTCCGAACCCCAAGACCAACCCCGCCTCCCGCATCCACTCCTCCCTCCGGAACACGAACCCCAGTTCCACCGCCGGCCGCCGCACCTACTCCGGCCCGAACCCGAACCCCAGTCTCATCGCCGGCTGCCGCACCCACTCCTGCCCGTACCCCAACCCCAACTCCACCGCCCGTTGCCGCACCCACTCCTATGTCCCGGACCccaaccccaactccaccagccGCTGCCGCATCAGCTCCTCCTGCCCGAACCCCAACGCCAACCCCACCAcctgctgccgcgcctgctcctcGGCCTCGAACCCCAGCTCCAACCCCTCCCTCTGCCTGGACCCCAACTGCGACCCCGCTCACGTCCTCGACCCCACCGTCCGCACTGAGCGCGCAGCTGCGTCCGGTGGATGCGTTCCTGCGGCGACTCGGGCTTCGTGTACGGGCAGAGTGGCTTCAACAGTGTGCTGCCGGGTTGCCTGGGCTCAACGGCCATGGCGGCACTGAAGTGCAGGCTAGACAGTGTTTTGAGCAGCTCCTCTTTGCCGACATGAACCAATGCGGCGCTGGTGTGCTTCCGGAGGGCGTCGGGTCTATGGAGGCTGCCATCCTCGATGGACCATTTGTGCTACAG GTTGATGAAATCGTCAATATGTCTGCCCCTTTAAGGGAAAGATATCGTGATGCACCTGCCGGCCCCAAACGATGTTTAAAGTTATCAATGACAGATGGCATCCAACGCATATATGGAATGGAATACAGGCCTATCAAAGACCTGGAAGTTCTTGCACCTGCTGGTTTTAAG ATTGTTATAAGGAATGTGCACATAAAGAGAGGGCTTCTTATGTTAGTCCCTGAGGTTATTGAGATTCTTGGTGGGGTAGTTGATGAATTGGAAGCAGCACGTGTAAGACTTGTTTCTGAAGTAAATAAACCACCTCGTGGAAAAAG GAAACAAGGTGGATTACCTTTGTCCTCCAGAGCCACCCTAGCTGCCTGGCCACGTAATGTAAGCGCTGCAAATGGTGGTGAGCAAGGCATCTCAATGCCAAGAACAGTAAACCCCTCTCATCCAACAGGATTAG GTAATGGCTCTCAAGTTGGCGGAACTACACAAACAATGGAAGAAGAGCGTGTTAACCATCCTGTTGTAATAAATGGTGTCCGAGCACAACGTCAACATTTTCAAGAAAACACTATGCAGGACCGATCTACTTCTCTTACTGGGAACAACACAGAGGCTTCTGCACCTGCTACCTATAGACATGAACCCCAACAAAGCACTAGTAGAATTGCACGAACTTTGGTAGACGAATATGTTGACCATCCTATTGTGGCGAACAATGTTGACGAGCAAATACAACGTGTCCAAGAAATCACCATGCAGGACCAAGCTACTGCTTTTACTAGGAGCAGAGGAGAGCCTTCTACATCTACTCCTTGTGGTGGGTATGATTCCCAACAAAGGGCACATGACATTGGTGCAACTGGTGCCAATGGTGCGGAGGCTGCACGGCCTTCAACTGTTGGTGATAATACTGGCCAGATGGAACATCCAGTCATTCTAAGTGGTGAAAATGAAAAACCTTTCATATACATTTTCAACTTGATGGCACATTGGACCATAGAAAAGGATACAAGACCCTACATTCAAGGAAAAATTAAG GGTTTGATTACCTCTGTCAAACGATTTCAATTTAGGAACCGCAGAGAGTACGAGCTTCTTGTGTGCATAGATGATGGAAGTCAAATTTCAGAGGCCTTTGTTGACAGTACT ATTGTACGTAACATAATTGGCCACTCATGTGAGGAGGTTTCAACTGCCGTTTCTGATCCAACCTCAGAATCGTACATCGCTATGAAACAAATTCTGAGTGGATTTCAGCATTATTTGGAGAAATTTGAG GGTACAATGCATATTGAGTACAACGGACAATCTTCTCGACCTATCGTGCGTGAGATGAACGAAGGTTGTTCGACTGCTGATGCATGGCTCCTGCTTCAGAGGCTGAAAACATGTACGGCTCAACGGCACATCCGAAATTTGGACTTTATGGATACCACCCCGTGTCTATGGTCAGCCTTTTTGCTCGGTTAA